In one Nicotiana tomentosiformis chromosome 6, ASM39032v3, whole genome shotgun sequence genomic region, the following are encoded:
- the LOC138893285 gene encoding histone H3.2: MARTKQTARKSTGGKAPRKQLATKAARKSAPATGGVKKPHRFRPGTVALREIRKYQKSTELLIRKLPFQRLVREIAQDFKTDLRFQSSAVAALQEAAEAYLVGLFEDTNLCAIHAKRVTIMPKDIQLARRIRGERA; the protein is encoded by the coding sequence ATGGCCCGTACTAAACAAACAGCTCGCAAATCAACAGGTGGGAAAGCTCCAAGGAAGCAGCTAGCTACTAAGGCTGCGAGAAAGTCAGCTCCGGCGACCGGAGGAGTGAAGAAACCTCACCGTTTCCGTCCTGGAACTGTAGCTTTAAGGGAAATCAGGAAGTACCAGAAATCGACAGAGTTGTTGATAAGGAAGTTGCCATTTCAGAGGCTAGTGAGGGAAATAGCACAGGATTTCAAGACAGATCTGAGGTTCCAAAGCAGTGCTGTTGCTGCCCTACAAGAGGCTGCTGAGGCTTACCTTGTTGGCCTCTTTGAAGATACAAATCTCTGTGCCATTCACGCCAAGAGGGTCACTATCATGCCCAAGGACATTCAGCTCGCTAGGAGGATTCGTGGTGAAAGGGCTTAG